The Campylobacter sp. genome contains the following window.
ACGTTTGCAAGGTTTTCTTTCTCGAGCTTATAAACGAGCTTCAGCGCCTCGCGTTCGCGCTCGCCGGCGCCCATTTGGCGCACCAAATCGTCCAAAATTTCGCTTATCATCGCGGCTTCGGACTCGCTTACGTGTCCGTCGCTTTTGGCGACCTTAGCTAGAAGCGCTACTAAAATTTTAGCCTCCCCTAGCTGCATTTGCGCCTTGCCGCGATAGCCCGAGTTGCCGAGAGCCCCGCCGATCTGCGCGAAAATATACAGCGCGATTAAAATAAATATGACGCTAAGCACGCTAGTCTTCGCTCTTTATGATCTTAGCAAACTCGCCAAAGTAAATTTCTTTTAGCGCTTTTAGATTTTTAGAGACGGAATTTATGCGAAATGTTTCGCCGCCGCTGATGCCTAGTCGCATCAAGCTTAGCCCGTATTTTGCGGCGAGCTCCTTAAATTTCGCCTCGTCGCGCACGCCGAAAATCGCGCGCGAAAAGCTCTCGTCGAAAATATCTCTGCTATCGTCGCAGCTCATCTCAAACTCGCCGCCTACGCCGCCTACGCACGCCATCTTCGCAAGTGTAATCGCCACGCCGCCGATTCCTACAGAGTTTGCAAATTCCAAAACTCCGCTCCTGCCCGCCTCGATCGCGAAGTCCCACAGAGCGCGCTCGGCTTTTAAATTTAGCTCCGGCAGGCTGCCTGCGACGCGGTTTTCCACCGCTTTCATATAAAGCGAGCCCGCAAAAACGCCCTTCGTATCGCCTACCAGATAGACGCTCACGCCGCTAGCGCAAAAATCGCTAGGGATGATCTCGCCCTCGTTTGTGCCCACGCACACGATCGCGGGAGTAGGCTGTATGCTAACGCCGCCCGTTTCGTTATAAAGGCTTACGTTGCCGCTGATGACCGGAGTATTTAGCGCGGCGCAAGCCTGCTTGATCCCCTCGCAGCCGTGCGCGAACTGCCACATAACCTCTGGATTTTGCGGATTACCGTAGTTTAGGCAATCGGTGATGGCTAGAGGCGTCGCGCCGCTCATCGCGACCTTTCGCCCCGCCGACGCTACCGCGAGCGCCGCGCCTATGCGAGGATGGACGTAATTCATCCGCGTGTTGCAGTCCGCAGCCATCGCGAGTTTTACGCCGTTTTGCTTAACGCGCATCATCGCAGCGCCCAGCATGCCGGGACGCTTGGCAGAATTTAGCCCTACGTTGGCGTCGTATTGATCGTAGATGTAGGATTTATTTAGCACTTCGGGGTCCTCAAAAATTTTATCAAACGCCGCGTCCAGCTCGCGCTCGCTTGCGCCGCAGCCGCATAAATTTTGCCCCGCGATCTGCGCCATATATGCAGGCTCTTTTATCGGGCGATCCAGCACGGGAGCCGCCTCGCTAAGCGGCTCGATCGGAATGACGCCCGCTAGCTCGCCGTGCCAAAAAAGCTCCATCTTGCCGCTATCCGTCACCTCGCCGATGACGGCGGCGTCAAGATCCCATTTGGCAAAAATTTCTTTGATTTTCTCCTCGCAGCCCTTTTTAGCGCAGATCAGCATGCGCTCTTGGCTCTCGCTTAGCATCAGCTCATACGGGCTCATCCCCTCCTCGCGCATCGGTACGCGATCCAAATTTAACCGCATGCCGCTGCCGCTGCGCCCCGCCATCTCAAAGCTGCTTGAAGTAAGCCCCGCAGCACCCATATCCTGGATGCCCACGACATAGTCGGTTTTAAAAAGCTCCAAGCACGCCTCCATCAGCAGCTTTTCTGCGAACGGATCGCCCACCTGCACGGTCGGACGTAGGGATTTGTTTGCGTCATTAAAGCTATCGCTCGCCATAACGGCTCCTCCAAGCCCGTCGCGACCCGTCTTAGAGCCCACGTAGATCACGCTATTGCCCACGCCTTCGGCCCTGCCGTAGAAAATTTCATCCTTTTTAACGATACCAAGAGCAAAGGCATTAACCAAAATGTTGCCGTCAAAGCTCTTATCAAAGCTCGTCTCGCCACCGATCGTAGGGATCCCCATGCAGTTGCCGTAGTGAGCGATACCGGCGACCGCGCCTTTTAGCAGATAGCGCTGCTTCCTGGCATTCTCGCTTCTTCCTCGCACCTCGCCAAAGCGAAGCGAGTTCATATTGGCTTCGACGCGCGCGCCCATCGTAAAGATATCGCGCAGTATCCCGCCCACGCCGGTCGCAGCGCCCTGAAACGGCTCGATGAAGCTAGGGTGGTTGTGGCTTTCCATCTTAAAAACCGCAGCCATGCCGCCGCCGATGTCGATGACGCCTGCGTTTTCGCCCGGGCCTTGGATGACCCAAGGCGCTTTGGTCGGAAAGCCGTTTAAGTATTTTTTGCTCGATTTGTAGCTGCAGTGCTCGCTCCACATCGCGCTAAAAATCCCAAGCTCGAGCAGATTCGGCTCGCGACCTAAAATTTTTAAAATTTTTTCATATTCTTCGTCTGAAATTTTATGTGCCACTACTACTTTTTTATCCATTTTTTCGCCCTTTTCGCCGTTAAATTTAAGCCGCAATGATAGCTAAAATTTTCTATCATTTCGATTAATCTTCGCCCTTTTTAAGATACTTCTCGTAAAGTTTCGCCTCTTTTAAAAACGCGTAAAATGCGTTAATGTTTGCCGTGATAAATCCCTTGCGCCCGTCAAAAAGCGATCTGCGCAAAATGTATGATTTAAAAAACGCAAACGGATAGATTAGCAAAAGCTTCGCAAGGCTCGGCTTCTTGCCCTTCTCAAAATCCCCCTGCGCGCGCAGCGTGGAGTAGTTGTTGTTTTTCATAACGAGCTCGGCGATCGGCTTTTCGCTAAAGTGATTAATACAAAATTTGCTCTTTTTTACAGCGCCTTTTATGATCGAAATTTGCGCATGCACCCCCATATTTTTATACTCGCCGCACTCCTTGCGAAAGAAGCGGATGTGGGTGTTTTTGCGCACGAGATCGGAGCATCTGCGCCCGAGCGAGTATTCATGAAATTTAATATCCAGCGCCGAGTAATCGCTCTGGCTCATAAACTCCTCTAACTCGCCCTTTAGCTCAAGGCTTACCTCCTCGTCGCCGTCGAGATTTAGCACCCATTCGTTGCTGCACAGCGAAAATGCATAGTTTTTCTGCACTCCCTCGCCCTGCCAGTCGTGGTGGTAAATTTTATCGGTAAATTTACGCGCGATTTGCAGCGTGGCATCGGTGCTGCCGCTATCGACGATTATGATCTCGGCGAAATCCGCCACGCTACGCAGCATACGCTCGATGTGGCGCTCCTCATTCATCACTATCGCATAAACGGATGCTTTAATCATAGTTTGTTCCTTATCCTCGTAAATTTAAGCCAAAAATCAAAAAACCCCTCCGTGCCCAAAATGCCGATACGCTTTACGGCGTGTCTGTCGTCGCCCGCCTCGTAAAGTCCGCGCTTGACGACTACTGCGCCTTTGAAATTTGATCTGGCGATATTTAAAATTTCGTCGTTAAATTTACCGTACGGGTAGGCAAACACCTCGCACGGCCGTCCGCAAATACTTGCTACGCGAGCCTTGGATGCAATGATCTCGTCTGCTGCGAGCTGCGGATCGCTCGCGTAGGTAAGGTCTAAATTTACGTGGTGCATCGTATGCGCGCCAAACTCCACCAGCCCGCTTGCTTGCATTTTTAAAATTTGCTCCTCGCTCAGCATTCGCGCGAGATGGGTCGTGTTAGCGCGCTCCCAGTCGTTTTGCACGGCGTCCGGCACCAAAAATATGCTCGCTTTGAAATCGTATTTTTTCAAAATTTCAAAGGCGCTGGTAAAATTATTTTCAAACCCGTCGTCGAATGTGATGCAAACCGCCTTTTTAGGCAGCCGCTCTAACGCAATAAGCTCGCTAAACTTAAAGCTTTTAAAGCCGTTTTTCGCAAGCCACGCGATCTGTCTTTCAAAATCTGCGGGCCTTAGCCGCCATTTGTCGAATTTATCGCCCTTGTGCTCCTCTACGCTATGATACATCAGCACCCGCGCCTTATGCCAGCCCTGCGGGATCCGCCACCAGTTATACCGCAGCGAAACGCCCGCTGCGGCGGCAAAGATCAGAAAAGCCGCAAAATAAATCATCTGAATTTCTCTCCATTTTTATAGACGAACTCGCGCCACTCGTAGGGCTCGCTGTAAAAATCGCCCCGATCGTTTTTATCTTTTTCGCTTAACGCGCCGTGACGTTCGCCGCCGCCTTCGCTGCATTTTTCATCAGAAATTTCACCGCAGACATCTGCGCCGAAGCTCTCTTCAAAGATCGTCTCAAGCATAAATTTTGCCACTCGGGCGGCGTTTGCAATCCTTAGCGTCTTAGCTCTGCCGCGCTGCGCGATACGCGCGTATTCGCCGCTAGCAAGAAGGCATTTGATCTTCGAAAAACAATCCGCAGAATCATCAAAATAAACTATCTCCGAGCCGTCCTCGTAAAGCCGCTCAAACCCCGCGATCTTGGGGCTAAAAGTGCAGACGCCGCATCCTAAAAACTGCGCCATGCGGTCGCTCGCGCCGAGCAATTTATGAGCACGCGCGCACTCAAGCTCGTCGTCGCGATTAAAATTTATCGCAATCTTAGCAGCCGCGATCTCGCGATGAAATTTATCTCCGAATACGGCAGGCGCGCCGAGGCTCGCAAAAATTTTAAGCCCAAGCCCCTCTTTTTCGCAAAAATCGCGCAGCAAAAGCGCAAATTTATACCTCACGTCCTCTTGATAATCGCGCGCTATGTAGATCACGTCGGTCGTTTTAGCGGCGTCTAGGCGTCTATCAAACGCCGCGTCGGAGATGTTTGGGAAAAAGGCGAATTTTGCGCCGTATCTCACCGAAAGATCACG
Protein-coding sequences here:
- the purL gene encoding phosphoribosylformylglycinamidine synthase subunit PurL, whose amino-acid sequence is MDKKVVVAHKISDEEYEKILKILGREPNLLELGIFSAMWSEHCSYKSSKKYLNGFPTKAPWVIQGPGENAGVIDIGGGMAAVFKMESHNHPSFIEPFQGAATGVGGILRDIFTMGARVEANMNSLRFGEVRGRSENARKQRYLLKGAVAGIAHYGNCMGIPTIGGETSFDKSFDGNILVNAFALGIVKKDEIFYGRAEGVGNSVIYVGSKTGRDGLGGAVMASDSFNDANKSLRPTVQVGDPFAEKLLMEACLELFKTDYVVGIQDMGAAGLTSSSFEMAGRSGSGMRLNLDRVPMREEGMSPYELMLSESQERMLICAKKGCEEKIKEIFAKWDLDAAVIGEVTDSGKMELFWHGELAGVIPIEPLSEAAPVLDRPIKEPAYMAQIAGQNLCGCGASERELDAAFDKIFEDPEVLNKSYIYDQYDANVGLNSAKRPGMLGAAMMRVKQNGVKLAMAADCNTRMNYVHPRIGAALAVASAGRKVAMSGATPLAITDCLNYGNPQNPEVMWQFAHGCEGIKQACAALNTPVISGNVSLYNETGGVSIQPTPAIVCVGTNEGEIIPSDFCASGVSVYLVGDTKGVFAGSLYMKAVENRVAGSLPELNLKAERALWDFAIEAGRSGVLEFANSVGIGGVAITLAKMACVGGVGGEFEMSCDDSRDIFDESFSRAIFGVRDEAKFKELAAKYGLSLMRLGISGGETFRINSVSKNLKALKEIYFGEFAKIIKSED
- a CDS encoding glycosyltransferase family 2 protein → MIKASVYAIVMNEERHIERMLRSVADFAEIIIVDSGSTDATLQIARKFTDKIYHHDWQGEGVQKNYAFSLCSNEWVLNLDGDEEVSLELKGELEEFMSQSDYSALDIKFHEYSLGRRCSDLVRKNTHIRFFRKECGEYKNMGVHAQISIIKGAVKKSKFCINHFSEKPIAELVMKNNNYSTLRAQGDFEKGKKPSLAKLLLIYPFAFFKSYILRRSLFDGRKGFITANINAFYAFLKEAKLYEKYLKKGED
- a CDS encoding polysaccharide deacetylase family protein, translating into MIYFAAFLIFAAAAGVSLRYNWWRIPQGWHKARVLMYHSVEEHKGDKFDKWRLRPADFERQIAWLAKNGFKSFKFSELIALERLPKKAVCITFDDGFENNFTSAFEILKKYDFKASIFLVPDAVQNDWERANTTHLARMLSEEQILKMQASGLVEFGAHTMHHVNLDLTYASDPQLAADEIIASKARVASICGRPCEVFAYPYGKFNDEILNIARSNFKGAVVVKRGLYEAGDDRHAVKRIGILGTEGFFDFWLKFTRIRNKL
- a CDS encoding glycosyltransferase, which translates into the protein MRSLKIVHCGIFNEYDDGSFFYGMERKISHGLIRGGHFVYDFSYRDWERSLRFCGLKNSGLEKMNAKLVRICENIGADLLLIGKGEKIGLSALRAIKSALPKIKIAIWYVDHLQEKREFFEKLSFIDVFFWANALKLRDLSVRYGAKFAFFPNISDAAFDRRLDAAKTTDVIYIARDYQEDVRYKFALLLRDFCEKEGLGLKIFASLGAPAVFGDKFHREIAAAKIAINFNRDDELECARAHKLLGASDRMAQFLGCGVCTFSPKIAGFERLYEDGSEIVYFDDSADCFSKIKCLLASGEYARIAQRGRAKTLRIANAARVAKFMLETIFEESFGADVCGEISDEKCSEGGGERHGALSEKDKNDRGDFYSEPYEWREFVYKNGEKFR